In Nocardia sputorum, a single genomic region encodes these proteins:
- a CDS encoding DNA-directed RNA polymerase subunit beta — translation MSEPCLPAADTPASLCLFYRQCGLAAAVQPELGRIVVPAGRVGAITMPARLGQEVKALMQVRRRALGPILSHPRSGRWTYLVRPDLPDEVGLFAELFRLNVSVARYGAQIALPSPADRSPCFRVWVEPPRDTFRPSASVVVAAIRLRAGHRG, via the coding sequence GTGAGCGAACCATGCCTTCCGGCGGCCGACACCCCGGCGAGCCTGTGCCTCTTCTACCGGCAGTGCGGGCTCGCGGCGGCCGTGCAACCGGAACTCGGGCGCATCGTCGTGCCCGCCGGACGGGTGGGTGCGATCACCATGCCCGCTCGGCTGGGGCAGGAGGTGAAGGCGCTGATGCAGGTCCGGCGCCGCGCGCTCGGGCCGATCCTCTCGCATCCGCGCTCGGGACGCTGGACCTATCTGGTGCGGCCGGACCTGCCCGATGAAGTCGGCTTGTTCGCCGAACTGTTCCGCTTGAACGTGTCGGTGGCCCGCTACGGTGCGCAGATCGCGCTGCCGTCGCCCGCCGACCGGTCGCCGTGCTTCCGGGTGTGGGTAGAACCGCCCCGCGATACGTTCCGTCCGTCGGCTTCGGTCGTGGTCGCGGCGATTCGTCTCCGCGCGGGACACCGAGGGTGA
- a CDS encoding serine/threonine-protein kinase, which translates to MREPIDLADSAERTRAALAAAVARFSEAWASGSPPDLAAFLPREQAERRTTLIELIKVDLEFRWLRFDFPKRLIDYRAEFPELRDGPFPADLVYEEFHAMRRSDRGSDATDMAGTATATAAGSAPDRVTSDYRSTMIARPSAQVALDAIDVGDRVDDFDLLMRIGVGAFAQVYLARQQSMQRLVAVKISHNHGNEPQTLAQLDHDYIVRIFDQRLIADGELKLLYMQYLPGGTLLDVLRLSRLTPQERRGGQLLLDAIDQVLADKGEVRPTESAVRLRIAGLTWPETVVWLGRRLAEALQHASERGVLHRDIKPANVLLSAEGIPKLADFNVSFSNRVRGTSPLAYFGGSLAYMSPEQLEACHPDLPGTAAELDTRSDIFALAVMLWELLTGRRPFADETSAGDSQTSLARMIELRRRPIHPAFLSDLPPDCPMALRRVLLECLSPDRADRYSSGSELAQQLDLCLEQRARDLVYPPPRSWRARLARRPTPILWLSSLVGVGLATIYMAVHVQELIRERLSDHTNWQLNMGVFVFILIAGPLSIVIYASMSRELLAVPRGLRAGRHYDEALLARVRSRTLFWGDMCALNTFQTGVSATVVGVMLLLWLTDLPARLVVHAATTVLMAAVISVAYTFFLSTFYIVRCVYPLYFRYSRTTAHDSGVIRTLRRRTTIYLAITASVPLVGVLAGFSLLEPEELPLVRDSVLGLCAVGGLAFVAVYWLYRTLDADLRALQRVVRRPVETTR; encoded by the coding sequence ATGCGTGAACCGATCGATCTTGCCGATTCCGCTGAACGAACCCGCGCGGCGCTCGCCGCCGCCGTGGCGCGATTCTCGGAGGCTTGGGCGTCCGGGTCCCCGCCCGATCTGGCCGCCTTCCTGCCCCGTGAGCAAGCCGAGCGGCGTACGACACTGATCGAATTGATCAAGGTCGATCTGGAATTCCGCTGGCTGCGCTTCGACTTCCCCAAGCGGCTGATCGACTACCGTGCGGAATTCCCCGAGCTACGCGACGGTCCGTTTCCGGCCGATCTCGTCTACGAGGAATTCCACGCCATGCGCCGCAGCGATCGCGGCAGCGACGCCACCGATATGGCCGGGACCGCCACCGCCACGGCGGCCGGTTCCGCGCCCGACCGGGTCACCAGCGACTACCGCAGCACGATGATCGCTCGCCCGAGCGCCCAAGTCGCGCTCGACGCCATCGATGTCGGCGATCGGGTCGATGATTTCGACCTGCTGATGCGGATCGGCGTCGGCGCCTTCGCCCAGGTGTACCTCGCGCGGCAGCAGTCGATGCAGCGATTGGTCGCGGTCAAGATCTCGCACAACCACGGCAACGAGCCGCAGACGCTGGCCCAGCTGGACCACGACTACATCGTGCGCATCTTCGATCAGCGGCTCATCGCCGACGGCGAGCTGAAACTGCTCTATATGCAGTACCTGCCCGGTGGGACACTGCTCGACGTGCTGCGCTTGTCGCGCCTGACGCCGCAGGAGCGGCGCGGTGGGCAACTGCTGCTCGACGCCATCGACCAGGTACTCGCCGACAAAGGAGAGGTCCGGCCGACGGAATCCGCCGTCCGGCTCCGGATCGCCGGACTGACCTGGCCGGAGACCGTCGTCTGGCTCGGGCGCCGGCTCGCGGAGGCGCTGCAGCACGCGTCCGAACGCGGGGTGCTGCACCGCGACATCAAACCCGCGAACGTGTTGCTGAGCGCCGAGGGGATTCCGAAACTGGCCGACTTCAACGTCAGCTTCAGCAACCGGGTGCGGGGCACCAGCCCGCTGGCGTACTTCGGCGGATCGCTGGCGTATATGTCGCCCGAGCAGCTCGAAGCCTGCCACCCCGACCTACCCGGGACCGCCGCGGAACTGGATACGCGAAGCGACATCTTCGCGCTTGCCGTCATGCTGTGGGAGCTGCTCACCGGGCGTCGTCCCTTCGCGGACGAGACATCCGCGGGCGATTCGCAGACGTCGCTGGCCCGGATGATCGAACTGCGGCGCAGACCCATCCATCCGGCGTTCCTGTCGGATCTCCCGCCGGACTGCCCCATGGCACTACGCCGGGTCCTGCTCGAGTGCCTGTCGCCCGACCGGGCCGACCGCTACTCCTCCGGTTCGGAATTGGCGCAGCAACTCGACCTGTGCCTGGAGCAGCGGGCCCGCGATCTCGTCTATCCGCCGCCGCGCAGCTGGCGCGCACGTCTCGCGCGCAGGCCCACGCCCATCCTGTGGTTGTCCTCGCTGGTCGGCGTCGGCCTGGCGACCATCTATATGGCCGTGCACGTCCAGGAACTGATCAGGGAACGCCTGTCCGATCACACGAATTGGCAGCTCAACATGGGGGTGTTCGTCTTCATCCTCATCGCCGGTCCGTTGTCGATCGTCATCTACGCATCCATGTCGCGTGAATTGCTCGCGGTTCCCCGCGGCTTGCGCGCGGGCAGACACTACGACGAGGCGCTGCTCGCGCGGGTGCGATCGCGCACCTTGTTCTGGGGCGACATGTGCGCGCTGAACACCTTTCAGACCGGTGTTTCGGCGACCGTGGTCGGGGTGATGCTGCTGCTCTGGCTCACCGACCTACCGGCGCGCCTGGTGGTCCACGCGGCGACGACCGTTTTGATGGCGGCCGTCATCTCCGTCGCGTACACGTTCTTCCTGTCGACGTTCTACATCGTCCGCTGCGTCTATCCGCTCTACTTCCGTTACAGCCGTACGACGGCGCACGACTCCGGCGTCATCCGCACGCTGCGCCGGAGAACCACGATCTACCTCGCGATCACCGCGTCCGTGCCGCTGGTCGGGGTGCTCGCCGGATTCAGCCTGCTCGAACCCGAGGAACTTCCGCTGGTGCGCGATTCGGTGCTGGGCTTGTGCGCCGTCGGCGGACTGGCGTTCGTCGCCGTGTACTGGCTGTACCGGACGCTCGACGCGGACCTGCGCGCGCTCCAGCGGGTGGTCCGGAGACCGGTGGAAACCACGCGCTGA